Sequence from the Malaciobacter pacificus genome:
GGATTTTTATACTTTAGGGGATAAAAAACCTATTTTAGATGGAGAAAAAATCGCACTTAAAGAACTTATGCAAAGGGCAAACTTCCCTGAATCAGAGTTAAATTTATTATATGCTTCAAAAAAAGAATCAGATGACTTAACAAATTTGGAACACAAAGCTATGAATGCAGTTAAAGGAATTTTCCAAGATGAAAATGGTAACTATACAATTCATGGTGAACCTAATTTTAAATTAGCTAGAGATATTATGCATTCTGATGAATATCATGAAGCAAAAATTAGAATTATGAAACCAATTGATGATTTTTATAAAGCTTTTGAATCAAGAACTAAACAAAAAGTAGATGAAGCTAGAATAATAGTAAAAGAGTTAGAGTTTTACGTAAATGTGATTGTACTATTTTCAATAATTCTTTTTCTAATGTCATTCTTTATTATTTTATTTAGAATTGTGTATCCAATTGATTACTTAAGAAAAGTTATGATGAAACTTTCATCAAATGATATGAGTGTTGAGTTAGAAAAAAATAAATATCAAGATGAAGTTGGAGATATGATAGCTTCAGTTCAAATTTTTAAAGATAATACAGAAAAATTAATTGAAAGTGAACATCAGATTAAACTAGCTATGGAAGAAGCAACAAGTGCAAATAAAGCAAAATCAACCTTTTTAGCTAGAATGAGTCATGAATTAAGAACACCTTTAAATGCTATTTTAGGTTTTGCAAACCTTTTAAGAAAGTCCTCAAATATAAATGAACAAGAAAAGAAAAACTTAGAGGTTATAAAAAGAAGTGGAAATCACTTATTAAATATTATAAATGAGATTTTAGAACTTTCAAAAATAGAAGCAGGAAAAATCGAATTAGTTCCTAAAACCTTTGAGTTTCATGAATTTATAAAAGATATTGAATCTATGTTTGCATTTAGGTGTGAATCTAAAGGATTAAACTTTAAGTTAAATGTTGATTCAAATGTTCCAAATATCATAAAAGCTGATGAACAAAGATTAAGGCAGATACTTATTAATTTGTTAGGAAATTCTCTAAAATTTACTATAAATGGTGAAATAACTTTAAATATTTATGCACAAAATAAAAAACTCTTCTTTGAAGTAAAAGATACAGGAATTGGAATAGACATCCAAAATCAAAAAAAGATTTTTAAGCCATTTGAACAGATAAAAAAAGATGATTATAACTCACAAGGAACAGGCCTTGGTTTATCTATTACTAAAGAGTTGATTTCACTTATGGGTGGAACTATTTATCTTAAAAGTTTTATAGGTAAAGGGAGTGAATTTTATTTTAGTATTAATTATGAAAAATCTGTAAAAAATAAGTTAGAAGAAAAAATATTTACAAAAGATATTGCAGGAATTGCAGATGTAAATGATGATAAAACAATTTTAGTTGTTGATGATATAAAAGAGAATAGAGATTTAGTAGTACAAATACTAAATCAATATGGCTTTAAAACCTATGAAGCTAGTAGTGGAGAAGAAGCAATTGATATTTTCAAAGCTCATAGTATTGATTTAATATTTATGGATATTTTAATGAGTGGACTTGATGGACTAGAAACAACACAAATTATTAGAAAAGATTTAAATAAAAAAGATATTCCAATTATTGCACTTTCAGCAAATGTTTTTGAAGAAGATAAACAAAAAGCTTATAATAGTGGCGCAAATGATTTTTTATCAAAACCATTTGATGAAAAAGAGTTAATTAATATTTTGCAAAAATATTTGAATATTGAAGTGGTTTTTGAAAAACAAGAAAAAGTAGATTTTAAACTCTCTTTTGAAAATGTACCAAAAGATTTTTTTGAAAAATTAATCTATTATTGTTTGCAAATGGATAATGAATCTATAAAAGATTTAATATCTACAAATAAATTAGATAAAAAAAGTAAAAAGTTTTTAGAAGATTTTTTAGAAGATTTTGATTATCAGTCTATTTTAAAAATATGTGAGAAATATAAA
This genomic interval carries:
- a CDS encoding response regulator, whose translation is MLLFILNTVSFIFVAVVINKYQKSTIKLEDAYQMQYKSLILAQELRQSSDDLTRMARTYVITGNSMFEEQFKTVFDIRNGDLPRPQRYNGIFWDFYTLGDKKPILDGEKIALKELMQRANFPESELNLLYASKKESDDLTNLEHKAMNAVKGIFQDENGNYTIHGEPNFKLARDIMHSDEYHEAKIRIMKPIDDFYKAFESRTKQKVDEARIIVKELEFYVNVIVLFSIILFLMSFFIILFRIVYPIDYLRKVMMKLSSNDMSVELEKNKYQDEVGDMIASVQIFKDNTEKLIESEHQIKLAMEEATSANKAKSTFLARMSHELRTPLNAILGFANLLRKSSNINEQEKKNLEVIKRSGNHLLNIINEILELSKIEAGKIELVPKTFEFHEFIKDIESMFAFRCESKGLNFKLNVDSNVPNIIKADEQRLRQILINLLGNSLKFTINGEITLNIYAQNKKLFFEVKDTGIGIDIQNQKKIFKPFEQIKKDDYNSQGTGLGLSITKELISLMGGTIYLKSFIGKGSEFYFSINYEKSVKNKLEEKIFTKDIAGIADVNDDKTILVVDDIKENRDLVVQILNQYGFKTYEASSGEEAIDIFKAHSIDLIFMDILMSGLDGLETTQIIRKDLNKKDIPIIALSANVFEEDKQKAYNSGANDFLSKPFDEKELINILQKYLNIEVVFEKQEKVDFKLSFENVPKDFFEKLIYYCLQMDNESIKDLISTNKLDKKSKKFLEDFLEDFDYQSILKICEKYK